The following proteins are encoded in a genomic region of Paenibacillus sp. FSL H3-0469:
- a CDS encoding phosphatase PAP2 family protein, translating into MRPLFKKLHLLEQRVFQWINGRMHNPFLNFWLFYLTHLGGATSAIGINLLVWAVCPQPWRTTGLQALAALAISHVPVAIAKKLYPRLRPYLALPDTNTFRNPLKDHSFPSGHTTAIFASTVPYMIAYPVLTAVLLPLACTVGFSRIYLGLHYPSDVLAGAVIGSGVAAGTLALWI; encoded by the coding sequence ATGAGACCTTTATTCAAGAAACTGCATCTCCTGGAGCAGCGGGTGTTTCAATGGATTAACGGACGGATGCACAATCCGTTTCTGAACTTCTGGCTCTTCTACCTCACTCATCTCGGAGGTGCAACAAGTGCGATCGGCATCAATCTTCTGGTCTGGGCAGTATGCCCGCAGCCATGGAGAACTACAGGGCTGCAAGCGCTGGCCGCGCTGGCGATAAGCCATGTGCCCGTCGCTATCGCCAAAAAGCTCTACCCGCGCCTGCGGCCTTATCTTGCCCTGCCGGACACCAATACGTTCCGTAATCCGCTTAAGGATCATTCTTTTCCTTCAGGCCATACGACTGCTATCTTCGCCTCAACGGTTCCTTATATGATAGCCTACCCTGTCCTGACTGCGGTTCTGCTTCCTCTGGCCTGCACAGTCGGCTTCTCCCGGATCTACCTCGGGCTGCATTATCCGTCTGATGTCCTGGCTGGAGCGGTCATTGGGTCTGGAGTCGCAGCCGGTACGCTTGCCCTTTGGATATGA
- a CDS encoding BMP family ABC transporter substrate-binding protein → MKKFYQLSLVMVMAFTVILAGCGNNNSANSGSNAGTATNAPTDAAATEAPAQTEAPKAVKLGLVTDVGGVNDKSFNQSSWEALQAMEKDFGAEIKYLQSKSNADYEPNLNQFVKGGYDLTWGIGFDLGDAVLKVAKENPNANLAIIDSVVDAPNVESVTFAENEGSFLVGVVAGMTTKTNKVGFIGGMESPVIKRFEVGFKAGVEAVNPNAKVTITYAGAYDKPDTGKSLAATLYDAGNDIIFPAAGATGNGVFNEAKSRNKAGGTKVWVIGVDKDQSLEFGDDVTLTSMIKRVDEAVKKVSQQVVDGTFKGGTTTVLSLKDNGVGLPETSKANVSADILAKVDEYSKQIIDGTIVVPAE, encoded by the coding sequence ATGAAGAAGTTTTACCAACTATCTTTGGTTATGGTTATGGCCTTCACTGTCATTCTGGCAGGATGCGGTAACAATAACAGCGCTAATTCCGGCTCCAATGCTGGAACAGCAACTAATGCACCAACAGACGCAGCTGCAACAGAAGCGCCGGCACAAACTGAGGCTCCTAAGGCTGTCAAGCTGGGCCTTGTAACTGACGTAGGCGGAGTTAACGATAAGTCCTTTAACCAGTCTTCTTGGGAAGCACTGCAGGCTATGGAAAAGGATTTCGGCGCTGAGATCAAATATCTTCAGAGTAAATCCAATGCAGATTACGAGCCTAACCTTAACCAGTTCGTTAAAGGCGGCTATGATCTGACTTGGGGAATCGGCTTCGACCTTGGCGATGCAGTGCTGAAGGTTGCCAAAGAGAACCCGAATGCTAACCTTGCGATCATCGACAGTGTAGTAGATGCCCCTAACGTTGAATCTGTAACCTTTGCCGAGAATGAAGGCTCCTTCCTGGTAGGTGTAGTTGCAGGTATGACAACCAAAACCAACAAAGTAGGCTTCATCGGCGGTATGGAAAGCCCGGTTATCAAGCGTTTCGAAGTGGGCTTCAAAGCAGGCGTAGAAGCAGTTAACCCTAATGCAAAAGTAACTATCACTTATGCTGGCGCTTATGACAAGCCTGATACTGGTAAATCCCTGGCTGCAACACTGTATGATGCCGGCAACGACATTATCTTCCCTGCTGCAGGCGCGACAGGCAACGGCGTATTCAACGAAGCGAAATCCCGCAACAAAGCCGGCGGTACTAAAGTATGGGTTATCGGCGTTGACAAAGACCAGTCTCTGGAATTTGGCGATGATGTAACCCTGACTTCCATGATCAAACGTGTTGACGAAGCGGTTAAGAAGGTTTCCCAGCAGGTTGTTGATGGTACTTTCAAAGGCGGTACTACAACTGTTCTTAGTCTGAAAGACAACGGTGTAGGCCTTCCTGAAACATCCAAAGCTAACGTTAGCGCAGATATTCTGGCTAAGGTTGACGAATACAGCAAGCAAATCATTGATGGAACAATCGTTGTTCCTGCCGAGTAA
- a CDS encoding ABC transporter permease, producing MDFVVLGQLLNTTLVFSTALIFASLGGIFSERSGVVNIGLEGLMMFGAFAAAVGGYYAQDAGMGEWAPWVGVLCAMAVGVIGSLIHAVAAITFKADQTISGTVINFLAAGSTLYMVKLFFEGSGETPLIDGFSKMAIPGLSKIPVIGEGIFNSYPTTYLAIILVIVIYFVLFKTPFGLRLRAVGEHPSAADTLGVNVNKMRYIGVMLSGLLAGIGGATITLTTTGTFAHNTISGQGFIAIAAMIFGKWNPLGAFGAAVFFGFSQAIRNYVQLFEWSKSIPQEFIFMIPYVLTIIVLVSAVGRSSAPKALGEPYDPSKR from the coding sequence ATGGACTTCGTAGTCTTAGGCCAACTGCTCAATACGACGCTTGTTTTTTCCACAGCGCTAATATTTGCCTCCCTCGGCGGCATCTTCTCTGAACGATCCGGTGTCGTGAACATCGGGCTTGAAGGCTTGATGATGTTTGGTGCCTTTGCAGCTGCCGTAGGCGGTTATTATGCTCAAGATGCAGGCATGGGCGAATGGGCTCCTTGGGTCGGTGTGCTTTGTGCCATGGCTGTAGGCGTAATCGGTTCACTGATCCATGCAGTAGCTGCGATTACCTTCAAGGCTGACCAGACGATAAGCGGTACGGTTATTAACTTCCTGGCCGCAGGCAGCACCTTGTACATGGTTAAGCTGTTCTTCGAAGGCTCAGGCGAAACTCCGCTGATCGACGGCTTCAGTAAAATGGCAATTCCTGGACTCTCCAAGATTCCGGTTATCGGAGAAGGGATATTCAACTCATACCCCACCACCTATTTAGCGATTATATTAGTAATCGTCATTTATTTCGTCCTGTTCAAAACTCCGTTTGGGCTCCGGCTGCGCGCGGTTGGTGAACATCCGAGTGCGGCTGACACCCTGGGGGTCAACGTTAACAAGATGAGATATATCGGCGTCATGCTGAGCGGACTGCTGGCAGGTATCGGCGGAGCCACCATTACGTTGACCACTACCGGTACGTTTGCCCATAATACGATCTCGGGTCAAGGCTTCATTGCCATTGCAGCGATGATCTTCGGGAAGTGGAACCCGCTTGGTGCGTTCGGTGCAGCTGTATTCTTCGGCTTCTCCCAGGCGATCCGCAACTATGTACAATTGTTTGAATGGTCCAAGAGCATTCCGCAAGAGTTCATCTTCATGATTCCTTATGTGTTAACCATTATCGTACTGGTGAGTGCAGTGGGCCGTTCCTCGGCGCCCAAGGCGCTTGGTGAGCCTTACGATCCTAGCAAACGCTAG
- a CDS encoding glycosyltransferase — protein MRKKRILLLSEGFGAGHTQAAYALSSSLRKLSPEVQTKVLELGSFLNPKMAPLIVSAYRKTVTSQPRLMGYVYRHQKSFNRLTTLALHHLFYTHAQNIVKQLKPDIIVCTHFIPGAVISRLKRLNPPLKAPLITVITDYDAHASWISPQVDRYLVSTPEVKAKLRRWGVAALKVRVTGIPVHPSFWEQHGREDIQEQFKLLNIPTVMVMGGGWGMMNDEVVNAALAGWRDKVQIVFCLGQNDKLLQEMQQDPQFRHPNIRLLGFTREIDKLMEVSDLLVTKPGGMTCSEGLAKGIPMLFHSPLPGQEEENCRYFTAAGLGEPISSLDVVDRWMKRLLNDYGNVRAARKAHLEAISRYNPLQSAQSIIDMLDKPRAEQGK, from the coding sequence TTGCGCAAAAAAAGAATATTATTGCTGTCGGAGGGCTTCGGTGCCGGGCATACGCAGGCTGCATATGCGCTGTCGAGCAGCCTGCGGAAGCTGTCTCCGGAGGTGCAGACCAAGGTGCTGGAGCTGGGGAGCTTCCTGAATCCCAAGATGGCCCCGCTCATTGTCTCGGCCTACCGCAAGACGGTCACCTCCCAGCCCCGGCTGATGGGCTATGTGTACCGTCACCAGAAATCATTCAATCGTCTTACCACACTTGCCCTGCACCACTTGTTTTATACGCATGCCCAAAATATTGTGAAGCAGCTGAAGCCGGACATTATCGTGTGTACCCACTTCATTCCCGGTGCTGTTATCTCACGCCTGAAACGGCTTAACCCGCCGCTCAAGGCCCCGCTGATTACGGTCATTACGGATTATGACGCCCATGCCAGCTGGATCAGCCCGCAGGTCGACCGCTATCTGGTATCCACCCCCGAGGTCAAGGCGAAGCTGCGCCGCTGGGGCGTTGCCGCCCTCAAAGTCCGGGTAACCGGCATCCCTGTGCACCCGAGCTTCTGGGAGCAGCACGGCCGGGAAGACATTCAAGAGCAGTTCAAGTTGTTGAATATTCCAACGGTCATGGTTATGGGCGGTGGATGGGGCATGATGAATGACGAAGTAGTGAACGCGGCTCTGGCCGGATGGCGGGACAAGGTGCAGATTGTGTTCTGCCTCGGCCAGAACGACAAGCTGCTGCAGGAGATGCAGCAAGACCCGCAGTTCAGGCATCCCAACATCAGGCTACTGGGCTTCACCCGGGAGATTGACAAGCTGATGGAGGTTTCCGACCTGCTGGTCACCAAACCGGGCGGCATGACCTGCAGCGAAGGCTTGGCCAAGGGCATTCCGATGCTCTTCCACTCACCGCTGCCGGGCCAGGAAGAAGAGAACTGCCGTTACTTCACTGCCGCCGGCTTGGGGGAGCCGATCAGCTCTCTCGATGTAGTTGACCGGTGGATGAAGCGGCTGCTGAATGATTACGGGAATGTCCGCGCGGCGCGCAAGGCCCATCTGGAGGCTATCTCCAGGTACAACCCGCTGCAAAGCGCCCAAAGCATTATTGATATGCTGGATAAACCGCGCGCAGAACAGGGAAAGTAG
- the rplT gene encoding 50S ribosomal protein L20: MARVKGGFVVRRRHKKVLKLAKGYFGSKHRIFKTAKEQVMKSMVYAYRDRRQTKRNFRRLWIVRINAAARLNGLSYSKLVYGLKLAGVEVNRKMLADLAVNDLNAFNSLAVVAKEKINA; the protein is encoded by the coding sequence ATGGCAAGAGTTAAAGGCGGATTTGTAGTTCGTCGTAGACATAAAAAAGTATTGAAGCTGGCAAAGGGTTACTTCGGTTCCAAGCACCGCATTTTCAAAACAGCTAAAGAGCAAGTAATGAAATCGATGGTTTACGCATACCGTGACCGTCGTCAGACGAAACGTAACTTCCGCAGACTGTGGATCGTTCGTATCAATGCTGCAGCCCGTTTGAACGGTCTGTCTTACAGCAAGCTTGTATACGGCCTGAAATTGGCTGGTGTAGAAGTGAACCGTAAGATGCTGGCTGATCTGGCAGTGAATGATCTGAACGCCTTCAACTCCCTGGCTGTTGTTGCCAAAGAGAAGATCAACGCGTAA
- a CDS encoding glycosyltransferase family 2 protein has product MTDALFVSLQVILAAIAVYQFGFSLFGLRKNKNKVKHAPQKSFAVLVAAHNEEEVVGALMENLKQLNYPQELYDVFVICDNCTDNTAAIVREHGMNACVRTNSNLRGKGYAIEWMLKELWALPRQYDAVVMFDADNLAHTEFLTEMNNDLCSGGRVIQGYIDTKNPEDSWITAAYGVSYWYINRLWQLSRHNLKMANFLGGTGMCFETNLLKEMGWGATSLVEDLEFTMRSASKGVYPRFNYDAKVFDEKPLTFKASSRQRLRWMQGHFTVARRYFFPLLWQGIKERSLTKFDLALYGANVYIVLLTFLMTAVMFVDNAVFDGPHIANIYGHLPLWLGYFAVGANILTFLLAMALERVKFKKVYLYLLVFPVYLLSWYPITFYAFFTQNNKQWSHTKHTRVVRLEEVQSKQVS; this is encoded by the coding sequence ATGACAGACGCATTATTTGTTTCGCTCCAAGTGATCTTGGCGGCAATTGCAGTTTATCAGTTTGGATTCTCACTGTTTGGATTGCGCAAGAATAAGAATAAGGTTAAGCATGCGCCGCAGAAGTCATTTGCTGTACTGGTTGCCGCGCATAACGAAGAAGAAGTGGTCGGCGCACTGATGGAAAACCTGAAGCAGCTTAATTATCCCCAGGAACTGTACGATGTATTTGTCATCTGCGACAATTGCACGGACAATACAGCTGCGATTGTACGGGAGCACGGCATGAATGCCTGTGTACGTACTAACAGTAACCTGCGCGGTAAAGGCTATGCCATTGAGTGGATGCTGAAGGAGCTGTGGGCGTTGCCCCGCCAGTATGACGCTGTTGTCATGTTCGATGCCGATAACCTTGCGCATACAGAGTTCCTGACAGAGATGAACAACGATCTGTGTTCAGGCGGACGGGTCATTCAAGGGTACATCGATACGAAGAACCCGGAGGATTCCTGGATCACGGCTGCTTACGGAGTATCCTATTGGTACATCAACCGGCTGTGGCAGCTGTCACGCCATAATCTGAAGATGGCCAACTTCCTCGGCGGAACAGGCATGTGCTTCGAGACGAACCTGCTGAAGGAAATGGGCTGGGGCGCAACCAGTCTGGTGGAGGATTTGGAATTCACCATGCGCAGCGCCTCCAAGGGCGTATATCCAAGATTTAATTATGATGCCAAAGTATTCGATGAGAAGCCGCTTACCTTCAAGGCTTCCTCCAGACAGCGTCTGCGCTGGATGCAGGGACATTTCACCGTGGCCCGCCGTTACTTCTTCCCGCTGCTGTGGCAGGGGATCAAGGAGCGCAGCCTGACCAAGTTCGACCTGGCACTGTACGGAGCGAACGTATACATTGTGTTGCTTACGTTCCTGATGACTGCCGTAATGTTTGTGGATAATGCTGTGTTCGACGGTCCGCATATTGCGAATATTTACGGACATCTGCCACTGTGGCTCGGGTATTTTGCCGTAGGCGCGAACATTCTGACCTTCCTGCTGGCTATGGCGCTGGAACGGGTGAAGTTCAAGAAGGTCTATCTGTACCTGCTGGTATTCCCGGTCTACCTGCTCTCGTGGTATCCCATTACGTTTTATGCGTTCTTCACGCAGAACAACAAGCAGTGGAGTCATACCAAGCATACGCGCGTAGTCCGGCTGGAAGAAGTACAGAGCAAGCAGGTTTCATAA
- the infC gene encoding translation initiation factor IF-3 — translation MINDEIRAKEVRLVGAEGEQIGIKPIREALQMAIDLNLDLVNVAPQAKPPVCRIMDYGKFRYETQKKEKEARKNQKIVDLKEVWFRANIEEHDYQTKFRNVIKFLGEGDKVKCSVRFRGREITHASIGQKILERVKSEVEEIAVVERQPKLEGRSMIMILAPKPQ, via the coding sequence ATGATCAATGATGAAATTCGTGCCAAAGAGGTTCGGCTGGTCGGAGCAGAGGGTGAACAAATCGGGATCAAGCCGATCCGCGAGGCGTTACAAATGGCGATCGATCTTAATCTGGATTTAGTCAACGTAGCACCGCAGGCGAAGCCGCCGGTATGCCGCATCATGGATTACGGCAAGTTCCGTTATGAAACGCAGAAGAAAGAGAAGGAAGCCCGCAAGAACCAGAAGATCGTGGATCTCAAGGAAGTCTGGTTCCGTGCAAACATTGAGGAACATGATTATCAGACCAAGTTCCGCAATGTAATTAAGTTCCTGGGCGAAGGCGATAAAGTGAAGTGCTCCGTCCGTTTCCGCGGCCGTGAGATTACCCACGCTAGTATCGGCCAGAAGATCCTGGAGCGCGTGAAGAGCGAAGTAGAAGAAATTGCTGTTGTAGAGCGCCAGCCTAAGCTGGAAGGCCGCAGCATGATTATGATTCTGGCTCCGAAGCCCCAATAA
- the rpmI gene encoding 50S ribosomal protein L35 produces the protein MPKMKTHSSLKGRFKITGTGKVLRYKAHKNHLLSHKSKRAKRVLNGNPVMAPGDVRRLKQGLANLK, from the coding sequence ATGCCTAAAATGAAAACACATAGCAGCCTGAAAGGCCGCTTCAAGATCACTGGAACTGGTAAAGTATTGCGTTACAAAGCTCACAAGAACCACTTGCTGTCCCACAAATCGAAACGTGCAAAACGCGTATTGAACGGCAATCCGGTAATGGCCCCTGGGGATGTAAGACGTTTGAAACAAGGACTCGCTAACTTGAAATAG
- a CDS encoding acyl-CoA thioesterase, whose amino-acid sequence MEQEHTPQAAPDFKYCHESRVFKTGRVFPNDVNNHKTLFGGKLMSTIDEVASISAMRHCRVNVVTASADSVDFLLPIRPTDSVCFESFVSWTGRTSIEVFVKIISENLYTGERAVAATSFLTFVAMNEDGTTAPVPAIVAQTDEEKLICQSADERSALRKLRRSSSKKLASLLSTTKYWE is encoded by the coding sequence ATGGAACAAGAACACACACCACAAGCTGCACCTGACTTCAAATACTGTCATGAATCCCGCGTATTTAAAACCGGCCGTGTCTTCCCGAATGATGTCAACAATCACAAGACACTGTTCGGCGGCAAGCTGATGAGTACCATTGATGAAGTGGCCTCTATCTCCGCCATGCGCCATTGCCGGGTCAACGTGGTAACGGCTTCGGCTGACTCTGTAGACTTCCTCCTGCCGATCCGGCCGACGGATTCCGTCTGCTTCGAATCCTTTGTCTCCTGGACAGGCCGCACCAGCATTGAGGTGTTCGTCAAGATCATCTCCGAGAATCTATACACAGGCGAACGCGCCGTTGCTGCTACTTCCTTCCTGACCTTCGTAGCCATGAATGAAGACGGCACTACAGCTCCTGTTCCAGCCATCGTGGCCCAGACCGACGAAGAGAAGCTGATCTGCCAGTCAGCGGACGAGCGGTCCGCCCTGCGCAAGCTGAGACGTTCCAGCAGCAAGAAACTCGCTTCACTGCTTAGTACAACGAAATACTGGGAATAG
- a CDS encoding ABC transporter permease, producing the protein MSRLRKIFATDSYIVPLVAILLGFLVGAIVMLFGGYDPIAAYSALFKRVFGSPYDFGEAIREMTPLMLTGLAVAFAFRSGMFNIGADGQVMIGMTAASVVGIKLGGVLPSFLLVPLAVIAAAVCGGLWAGIAGYLKAKRGINEVITTIMLNWIALFLSNYIVRTFLLLQGQNRSEDNPASLSMTFLFSTFDNARLHWGTVIALAAATFFYVYLWKTKQGYEMRAVGLNPHAAEYAGMNVGRNVVKAMFISGVFAGLAGAGEVLGVFHYQSVFAASPGYGFDGIAVALLGLTHPLGVILAAILYGTLTYGSAGMSFGADVPPELIRIVIGSIIFFIAAQGIVRWVLKPFYFKRKKEKVL; encoded by the coding sequence ATGTCTAGACTCCGGAAAATATTCGCAACAGACAGCTATATCGTTCCGCTTGTAGCGATTCTATTGGGCTTCCTGGTGGGTGCTATTGTCATGCTGTTTGGCGGTTACGATCCTATCGCCGCCTACTCTGCGCTGTTCAAGCGTGTGTTCGGCAGCCCATACGATTTCGGTGAGGCGATCCGCGAGATGACTCCGCTGATGCTGACGGGTCTGGCCGTAGCCTTTGCCTTCCGCTCAGGGATGTTCAACATCGGTGCGGACGGACAGGTCATGATCGGGATGACGGCTGCGTCTGTTGTCGGCATTAAGCTTGGCGGGGTATTGCCTTCCTTCCTGTTAGTCCCGCTTGCGGTCATAGCGGCTGCTGTATGCGGCGGGCTATGGGCCGGTATTGCCGGATATCTGAAGGCCAAGCGCGGAATTAATGAAGTTATTACAACGATCATGTTGAACTGGATTGCGCTCTTCCTGTCGAATTATATTGTCCGGACCTTCCTGCTTCTGCAGGGGCAGAACCGGTCGGAGGATAATCCGGCTTCTCTCTCCATGACCTTCCTCTTCTCCACCTTTGATAATGCCCGCTTGCACTGGGGAACTGTGATTGCTCTGGCGGCAGCCACCTTCTTCTATGTCTATCTGTGGAAGACCAAGCAGGGTTACGAAATGCGTGCAGTAGGCTTAAATCCGCATGCTGCTGAGTATGCAGGAATGAATGTTGGACGTAATGTAGTGAAGGCCATGTTCATCAGCGGCGTGTTCGCAGGCCTCGCAGGCGCTGGTGAAGTACTGGGCGTATTCCATTATCAATCGGTATTCGCAGCTTCACCCGGTTATGGATTCGACGGTATCGCTGTTGCCCTGCTCGGACTGACCCATCCGCTGGGTGTCATTCTTGCTGCCATTCTATACGGCACGCTGACCTATGGCTCGGCAGGCATGAGCTTTGGTGCGGATGTGCCGCCGGAGCTGATCCGTATTGTAATCGGTTCGATTATATTCTTCATCGCTGCGCAAGGCATTGTACGCTGGGTGCTCAAACCGTTTTACTTCAAGCGCAAGAAAGAGAAGGTGTTATAG
- the trmB gene encoding tRNA (guanosine(46)-N7)-methyltransferase TrmB: MRLRGRKGIRESLEEQTDLVILEPRSLKGRWSELFGNDHPIHVEFGMGKGQFISQMSFKYPEINFIGVDMYDELVRRAAEKARNVWEPAGEETPPNVRVALANIDYAEEVFAPGELERIYLNFSDPWPKSKHARRRLTHPRFLDKYRGLLSPLGEIHLKTDSRSLFEFSLNAFADYGLQMKNISLDLHEGGVINEEHVMTEYETKFYGRGVNIHRCEAIVGDEALKQYQATRLDKYRL; the protein is encoded by the coding sequence ATGCGTTTACGCGGAAGAAAAGGAATACGTGAAAGTCTTGAGGAGCAGACCGATCTGGTCATCCTGGAACCACGCAGCCTGAAGGGGCGCTGGTCCGAATTGTTCGGCAATGACCATCCGATTCATGTGGAATTTGGAATGGGCAAGGGGCAGTTTATCAGTCAAATGAGCTTCAAATACCCGGAGATTAATTTCATCGGCGTGGATATGTATGACGAGCTGGTGCGGCGCGCCGCCGAGAAGGCCCGGAATGTATGGGAGCCGGCAGGTGAAGAGACGCCGCCGAACGTGAGAGTGGCCCTGGCCAATATCGATTACGCGGAGGAAGTGTTCGCTCCGGGGGAGCTGGAACGGATCTATCTCAACTTCAGTGATCCCTGGCCGAAAAGCAAGCATGCCCGCCGCCGTCTGACCCATCCGCGTTTTCTGGATAAATACCGCGGACTGCTCAGTCCGCTCGGCGAGATTCATTTGAAGACGGATTCCCGCAGCCTGTTTGAATTCTCGTTAAATGCCTTTGCGGACTACGGTCTGCAGATGAAGAATATTTCCCTTGACCTGCATGAGGGCGGCGTGATCAACGAAGAGCATGTAATGACCGAATATGAGACCAAGTTCTATGGCCGCGGCGTGAACATTCACCGCTGCGAAGCGATTGTCGGAGATGAGGCGCTGAAGCAATATCAGGCCACCCGTCTGGACAAGTACCGGCTCTAG
- a CDS encoding ABC transporter ATP-binding protein, which produces MSAAAPVVELKQITKRFPGIVANDSISLTLEKGEIHALLGENGAGKSTLMNIVFGLYQPDEGSIEIDGKPVIIDNPNKAIELGIGMVHQHFKLVDPFTVTENIVLGMEPKKGLKIDYKSAAEQVRKLSEQYGLQVNPNAKIHDISVGMQQRVEIMKTLYRGADILIFDEPTAVLTPQEITELMAIMKRLVAEGKSIILITHKLKEIMQISDRVTIIRRGKVIDTVKTAGTNPNELAEKMVGRGVTFKVDKQTPHIGETILKLSNVSSKSKDGVPVLNNLSFEVKAGEILGIAGVDGNGQSELIQAITGLRKIDSGSIQVSGKEIANLSPRKVSEMNVSHIPEDRHKHGLVLDFTVSENMVLETYYKSPYNQNGFLNTDVINKHAEDLVRQFDVRTPSIENKARSLSGGNQQKAIIAREIDKNPTLLIAAQPTRGLDVGAIEFVQKQLIAQRDQGKAVLLISFELDEIMNVSDRIAVIYEGQIVGEVFPQDTNDQELGLMMAGSLKRGGHADV; this is translated from the coding sequence ATGAGTGCTGCGGCTCCTGTCGTAGAGTTGAAGCAAATCACAAAACGCTTTCCCGGTATCGTTGCGAACGACTCTATTAGTCTGACGCTGGAAAAAGGGGAGATCCATGCGCTGCTTGGTGAGAACGGGGCAGGCAAATCGACCTTGATGAATATCGTATTCGGACTGTACCAGCCCGATGAAGGCAGCATCGAAATCGACGGGAAACCGGTTATTATTGATAACCCCAATAAAGCTATTGAGCTTGGCATTGGTATGGTTCACCAGCATTTCAAGCTTGTTGATCCTTTTACGGTCACCGAGAACATTGTTCTGGGCATGGAACCGAAGAAAGGTCTTAAAATTGACTATAAATCCGCTGCGGAGCAGGTTCGTAAGCTATCTGAGCAGTACGGGCTCCAAGTCAATCCAAATGCCAAAATTCATGACATTTCGGTAGGCATGCAGCAACGGGTAGAAATTATGAAAACCCTGTACCGCGGAGCGGATATACTTATATTCGACGAGCCTACCGCTGTACTTACGCCGCAGGAAATTACGGAACTGATGGCGATTATGAAGCGGCTCGTTGCTGAAGGTAAATCCATTATTCTGATCACGCATAAGCTGAAGGAAATTATGCAGATTTCCGACCGTGTCACGATTATCCGCCGCGGCAAGGTGATTGATACGGTGAAGACTGCCGGTACCAATCCGAATGAGCTGGCCGAGAAGATGGTCGGACGCGGAGTTACGTTCAAAGTGGACAAGCAGACACCGCATATTGGCGAGACCATCCTGAAGCTGTCTAATGTCAGCAGCAAGAGCAAGGATGGCGTGCCTGTGCTGAATAACTTGAGCTTTGAAGTGAAGGCGGGTGAGATTCTCGGAATCGCCGGTGTGGACGGTAACGGCCAAAGTGAGCTGATTCAGGCCATAACCGGGCTACGTAAGATTGATTCAGGTTCGATCCAGGTCTCCGGTAAGGAGATTGCCAATCTGTCACCGCGTAAGGTATCTGAAATGAATGTCTCCCATATTCCGGAGGACCGTCACAAGCATGGTCTGGTGCTGGATTTCACTGTAAGTGAGAACATGGTTTTGGAGACGTATTATAAGAGTCCGTACAACCAAAATGGATTCTTGAACACAGATGTCATTAACAAGCATGCCGAAGACCTGGTAAGGCAGTTCGATGTGCGTACACCGTCCATAGAGAACAAAGCCCGTTCCTTATCCGGCGGTAATCAACAAAAAGCGATTATTGCGCGGGAAATAGACAAGAATCCGACTCTTCTGATTGCCGCACAGCCAACACGCGGTCTGGATGTCGGGGCGATTGAATTTGTACAAAAGCAGCTTATTGCCCAGCGGGACCAAGGCAAGGCTGTGTTGCTTATTTCTTTTGAATTGGATGAAATCATGAATGTGTCTGACCGGATTGCCGTTATTTATGAAGGCCAGATTGTCGGAGAAGTATTCCCGCAGGATACGAATGACCAGGAACTGGGTCTGATGATGGCGGGCAGTTTGAAGCGGGGAGGTCATGCGGATGTCTAG
- a CDS encoding GNAT family N-acetyltransferase: MIRYRRPRQDDTIIYDLIEKQLVPLSHLPQTIINQVRKDLPRRLGQGVTLVACPDYESDPLGFVHFLLHGDLLYIDMLAIAPGARRKRYGNMLMDRAERFALSRACHRAKVSVDTGNTAGLAFYEKLGYSVARYQPQNYCYELEKQFR; this comes from the coding sequence ATGATTCGTTACCGCAGACCCAGGCAGGATGACACGATTATTTATGACTTGATTGAAAAGCAGCTTGTCCCGTTATCTCATCTTCCGCAGACGATCATTAATCAGGTCAGGAAGGATCTGCCCCGCCGCCTGGGACAGGGAGTCACACTTGTTGCTTGTCCCGACTACGAAAGCGATCCGCTGGGGTTCGTGCATTTTCTGCTGCATGGCGATTTGTTATACATTGATATGCTCGCTATTGCCCCGGGAGCAAGGCGTAAACGCTACGGTAATATGCTCATGGACAGGGCAGAGCGGTTTGCACTATCCCGTGCATGCCATAGAGCGAAGGTCTCCGTAGATACCGGAAATACCGCTGGCCTGGCCTTTTATGAAAAACTGGGCTACAGCGTAGCCCGTTATCAACCGCAAAATTACTGCTATGAGCTTGAGAAACAGTTCCGTTGA